A stretch of DNA from Cryptococcus neoformans var. grubii H99 chromosome 14, complete sequence:
CTGCGTGCATATACACTCATACATCCCGTATCGTCAAAAACCCACAGCCAAAACTGTCCAATCACAATCTCGACAGGATCGGACCTGGATCTTGGAAACACTCACATCAGAACTAGAGGGTGTGACTCCAGTCCAATCAACCGTCACCTCAAAATTATGCCAATATATAAGTCTTGCGAAGCATCGGCAACTTCTTAACTGCACATCTATCTCGGAAAGAATAGCAAAGCATCATCGACGATGGGCGATAACGACCGACCATCTGCCTTCTGGCTCTTTCTTGCCAACTTatccctttgcctttgctcTGGGCacgaagatgatgtagGTCCCTTTTGCCATTGCATAATTCCCATCATTAGTTCTGAACCGACCACAGCCTGAGAGACAAGCCCTCTACCCACCCGATACTGTCCTTTCCGCCCCTCGACCCCGTTCTTGCCCTCGACTTTCAAATCTTTCTTCCTACGGGAGCACCTCGCCAATCAAAAGTGGAGGTTTGACAGGCTCCACTGATATTGAGAATAATGTCGATGCCGAGGCCAGGcgaaaagagggaaagagaaaaatggATAGTATCTCGAAAGCCTTTGCTGAGTAAGTTGTCTCTGATTTTCTTTTAAAATTGGACATCGGCTGAGACCATGACAGACGGATGACCGCACTCGATCTACCCTCACAGATTCAAACCCCCAACATGTCTTTTATACCATCCCTTCAGCCATTGAGCACAGCCGCCTCCAACCCCATCTTACCCACTATCCACACTACTCGCCCTCTAGGATCACCTTATCGTCCTTCTGCCCCACACTTGGGCCGATCCATTTCTGAGCCTCGATCTCTCCATGATCTCGGCGGATTCGCAGCGCATCATGTCCCATTTGGATCCCCCGTCATCGTTCGCGGGCTGAGTATTATTAGTCCTAGTGTCTCAAGGGGCAGAGGAAGGGCGAGGAGCGCCACTGTTGGGGAAAGATGGAATGTACCCTGGGAAGGAACCCGTGGCAGGAAGGGATTGCAAAGTAGGTGTCCGAGTGGGCTGGGTAAGGGGAGTATTGGCTTTGACGAAgttgagcaagaagcaaaaATGGATCGATCGGCTTCGCCTTCTCTGAACCTTTCCCTCGAGCGATCAGTCTCACGCTCACACTCCAATTCCCAATCACACTCGCATACCAGACCCCGTCAATCCTTTCCACTAGCAGGTCACCCTGATCAGCAAGAGCGTCTCACAATGAGAAGTTGTTGGATAGATCCAGAGACTCACCTCCATTCGAGCTCCTATGCGCACACCGATGTGAATGCTCAGGAAGTCATTCGTAGGAATCTGGGGCTCAACGCTCTCTATTCTGGGAGTGCCACCAGTCACTCAAAGAGAACTAAGGGCAAGGataaaggaaaaagaactcgaaggatgagggtgaGCTCTTCATGAGAGCCCATAGACTATATACTTCATTCTGCATTTTTGGGAATTGCTGTTAAGTAATGACTTACGGTCCTCGGACCATAACTTTCAACGGATTTCGATGTTTCTGTTAGTTCATAGTACCCTGTCAAACATTAGACCTTTGCTATATGTTTAGTCTAGAAATATTACTCATTTGTATATACATGTCAGCATCCCAATATGAAAAGCATTTGCATGTTTAACCCAATGAGATGATGTCGTGAATAAATATAGGAAATTGAAGGTAAAATGGATTTTTAGGTCTTTggctcatcctcttcgagTACGTTTTGAAGATCCTGCGCTCCTGGTTGACGGTTCTTCGTCGTATTGCGTTTCAGGAACATATGACCGTCTTATTGACTAGTTGATGCGCTTAGGACGAGACTTCATAGGCAAATTGAATAACTTACTCCATGAGTTTGACTGTGGCTTTCCCTTTGCTCATCCAACTCATCTTCGGCTTCAGAAGAAccagcctcttcttcctcatcttcatcattcccATCATTAAcattctttcctttcccttttctcttccgACCACCTTTGAAGTTGTCCTCCATAGTCGATACTGCTTTTTCACCGACGGGCTTGGGCGCGAGATCACGAAAACTCGATGAACAGCTTGGGCAGGCAGGGTTGGCTAATTGTTGGATGTTACGGGCATAGCAAGAGTTATGAATGTGGCAGTCGCAACCCTCATTAGAACAGGCAAGACCCTGTGAATAACATGGCTTTAGATACAGAAATACAAACCGAGGGAAAGGCGGCTCACCTCCGTTACCACACGTCTACACTGGGCACATGACTTCACATACTGATCGAACTCATTCTTGAGGTATGTTTCAAGTTCAGCGAGAGCTCGAACACCCAATGAAAATCGCGTTCGCCTATCATACGCATGAGACTTAGTCATCTAATAAATAGAGGATATGTTAAACTTACTTAGACTTGTAAAGCCATCCTCTAGAGACCAATGCGTCAAGCAGACTCTCAGCATGGGACTTAGTCATCTTATGCTGAGTAAGTGGAGAGTCATTGATGACATCACGCGCTTGGCCAATGGCCAATGAATTGGCAGGGTATGAAACGACAATACTCTCAATCTATGCGAATTAGGGTGTCAAATTTAGGAAGCTGTTGGAAAAAAATGGATTTACAAGGTTGCGTAAGTACTCAACTTCCATCGAGTTGAGGTCGGTAGCAAGTGACGCAACCTCCGAAGCATCAAGGTTCCTCTGGACATCCATAATCAGCTCTATATTCTAAAACAATGCCATCCGACAAGACTCACCAGCACAAAAAAGGCTCGATTGGATCGCTGATCGATGGTTCGAATGACTTCCAAGCTAACACTGTGCAGCAAAGTCGACACGTCGGTCACGAAACTTGCCACTCCATGACCGCTTATAGCGTATGGAGGATTGAATTGTCTGTCGTAGGCTGCATGATTTGATTAAGCATTGTCTATTTGGACATACAAAAGACATACCGCGGACTGCCGCGACAGCGCGTTTGTAAAGCTCGAGCGCAATGGCTTCAGAGACAATACGTCGGGAGAGTAATGATTGAATGAACACCTGATGGAGGAAAGTCGATTCGACAGTCCCTGCCGCATTAGTTACAGTGTCTCTGGACATTATTTATGCTCGGTATATTGGGAAGAGCGATGAAAGGCAAGAACGATCGCGACCTTGCCGGGAAAGATTATTATTACGGTGGAAGAACCAAAGGAGACGCGTTTTGAGAGGTCACGTGATTTGTTTATCATGCAAAAGTTGAGCTTCATAAGTCGGAACAACGAAGAATCGAAAAAGTACTGCATTCATAGTGCTCCGGAGCTATTTCATCGACCATGGCGAAGATCGACAAGAAgaccaagctcaagctcaagaagaagtcCGTGAGGATCCCAACTAAGCCTACTGCGGACAAGAAGCCTAAGAAGTATGTTGCGGCCGACTCGCTCACATGGAAGCCCATCAAAACCTCAAGCTTTTCTGGCATTgacggtggaggaggtatGATGATGCTTGAAGAGCTCGAAGATGTTGGGATTGAGTGGGAAGAGGCCGATGgtgggaggaaggttgCGAAATTTGTTGAGGTGGAAAGCAAGACGAGtaagggcaagaagaaagcgACGCAGGAGGAACCCGAGCAAGGAGGGCAAGACGATGAGAAAGCGTCTTCAGCAAGTGAGACTGAGGAAGCTAAAGAGGCCGATGACAAAACGACcattgaggaagatgatggagaagagtttCCCGATTTCGCTGGGTTCGCTGAAGAGGACCTCAATGCTgcagacgaggaggaaCATCCCAATTTAGATGACGAGCCTGCTTTCAATGGTACGTACATGTTTGATGAAATAGCTAGTGCTGATAGCTCGCCAGATGATCTTCTCCCGGAATGGTCTTCTATTCCCCTTCATCCCGCTCTCAAGCGTTCTTTTCTTGCATCCAGCTTCACCGCTCCTACTGCCATCCAATCTCGAGCCATTCCCGCTGGGGTTACCGGTCGAGACGTCGTTGGCGTCGCCGAAACCGGTTCCGGTAAAACACTCGCATATTCTTTACCCATTCTCCATTACCTCCTTGCCCAACGCAAACGGAAAGCTGGCATCAAGCGCCCCTTGTCCGCTTTAATACTTTGTCCTACAAGAGAACTAGCTCTGCAAGTTATGGACCATCTCAATGCCTTGTTGAAGCATGCACTCGCCACTTCAGATGGGGAGAAACCTCAAGGTCCACCTAGAGTCAGCGTCGGCTCCGTTGTTGGCGGTCTAAGTGCGCaaaagcagaagaggatttTAGATAGGGGATGTGATGTTATTGTTGCGACTCCGGGTCGGTTATGGGACCTCATCAAGGCTGTGAGTCCATCTATTGTTGGTTTGGCGCTTTTGGCTTATATATTTGTAGGATGATGAGCTCGCGACTAATGTCAGGACATTAAGGTTTTTGGTTATTGATGAGGCGGACCGAATGATTGAGAACGGGCACTTTGCAGAGTTGGAGAGTATCGTCAAACTTACTCAACGTTCTACTGCGTAAGCCCTCCTTAAAATCTGGGATCGACCATGACTAATGTGTGAAACTAGCCAACAGGGTCCTGATGATAATGACCCCGTCTTCGAAGCTATGGCTACTCTCTTTGAAGAGTCAGCGGCTAGAGACGACATGCAGACGTTTGTTTTCTCTGCTACTCTTTCCAAAGATTTGCAGAAGAACCtcaagaggaggagcacatcttggaaagggaagggaaagaggtcATCTACTCTCGGTACGTTTACATCGAATCTGTTTAGACCATAGCTAATGGCATTGTAGAGGATTTGGTGGAGAAGCTTGATTTTAGAGATGAGAACCCCGAAGTTATTGATCTATCCCCGGAAGGAGGTGTCGTTTCCTCATTGAGGGAGAGCATGATCGAGTCTACAAAGGCCGACAAGGTATGCAATCTCTTCTATTTGCAATGAGTCTGTTTAACACCTCATGCAGGACCTCTATCTCTATTATTTCCTTCTGCGATACCCCGGCAGATCTATCGTCTTTGTTAACTCTATCGACTCTATCCGTcgacttcttccccttttcactcttcttcaacttcccATTTTCCCTCTACActcccatctccaacaGAAGCAACGTCTCAAGAATCTCGATCGATTCAAGTCCAACCCCAACGGCATCTTGATTGCAACCGATGTCGCTGCGCGAGGTTTGGATATCCCTCAAGTTGATCACGTTGTTCACTTCAACCTGCCCCGAACGGCCGATGCGTACATTCATCGATCAGGCCGTACTGCGCGAGCCCAAAATGAGGGTTTCGCACTACAGCTTGTGTCCCCGGATGAAAAGTCTGTCCAGCGGgcgttgatgaagagccTTGAGCGAACGCATGAGCTACCTGATCTGCCTATCGAAGCTggtttccttccttctcttcgtGAGCGGCTGAGGGTGGCGACTGAAATTGAAAAGGCACAACATCGAGCCACCAAAGCAACTCACGATAAAAACTGGTTACTCGAAACTGCCGAGGCCATGGATATTGATATCGACCCTTCTATGCTcgatggagaggaagatgatccCGATGCTCCTTATTATAAACCCAAGAAGCAGGATAGGagcaaaggaaaagcaTCTGTGGAAAATTTAAAGTCGGAGTTGAGGGCTTTGTTGCAAGAGAAGCTTGTCGCAAGGGGTGTGTCGATCAGGTATCCGACAAGTGGAAGTAAAGTGATCGTGGATGACCTAATCAAATCAACCGGTGAGTTGTTTCTCCTCTTTATAAATCCTTTTTGGCAGAAAGCTGATAATCACGTAGGTCACAGGACGTTATTGGGCGCAAGCACTAGCAAAGCTTACGACCAAGTGGAGAAGACCGGGAAGAGAAAGTTGGGATCTGGGAGACCTGGAGCTgttaagaagaagaagatggcagCACGATGATTATCTTATTCCCTCAGACGCCTGTGTATGCATAGCTGTATAGCTCATTATTTAATACCAGCTTGTTCTGCGTTCTTTTCACAATGCAAAGGAAAATAGAGTCAAGAAGAATAGAACAAAGAAACGAATAACGAAGCGAAACGATCTCACAGATCTCGGCTATCAACCCCCGCCTTTGGGATTTGGTTCCGCGCCCAATAACGGGGTGCCAACGAAATATATGCTGGGCCCCACCTCCATCTCGCCATCCATGATACTTGTTTGCAGAAaaacaggggaaagagagcaTCATGATCGAGCCGATCGTAGATCCCTCATTACGAAAATCGTCAATAACGGGCACCTCAACGGGAAAACGGAAAGCGAAGGGCGGGAGCAAATTTGGTAATGCTGGGACCACGAGTCGCAGGGGCAGGGGTAGGCCGAGACGAGCAATGGGCAGCGAAGATGGTGTAACGGGCGATAGTAGTATAGACG
This window harbors:
- a CDS encoding ATP-dependent RNA helicase MAK5: MAKIDKKTKLKLKKKSVRIPTKPTADKKPKKYVAADSLTWKPIKTSSFSGIDGGGGMMMLEELEDVGIEWEEADGGRKVAKFVEVESKTSKGKKKATQEEPEQGGQDDEKASSASETEEAKEADDKTTIEEDDGEEFPDFAGFAEEDLNAADEEEHPNLDDEPAFNDDLLPEWSSIPLHPALKRSFLASSFTAPTAIQSRAIPAGVTGRDVVGVAETGSGKTLAYSLPILHYLLAQRKRKAGIKRPLSALILCPTRELALQVMDHLNALLKHALATSDGEKPQGPPRVSVGSVVGGLSAQKQKRILDRGCDVIVATPGRLWDLIKADDELATNVRTLRFLVIDEADRMIENGHFAELESIVKLTQRSTAQQGPDDNDPVFEAMATLFEESAARDDMQTFVFSATLSKDLQKNLKRRSTSWKGKGKRSSTLEDLVEKLDFRDENPEVIDLSPEGGVVSSLRESMIESTKADKDLYLYYFLLRYPGRSIVFVNSIDSIRRLLPLFTLLQLPIFPLHSHLQQKQRLKNLDRFKSNPNGILIATDVAARGLDIPQVDHVVHFNLPRTADAYIHRSGRTARAQNEGFALQLVSPDEKSVQRALMKSLERTHELPDLPIEAGFLPSLRERLRVATEIEKAQHRATKATHDKNWLLETAEAMDIDIDPSMLDGEEDDPDAPYYKPKKQDRSKGKASVENLKSELRALLQEKLVARGVSIRYPTSGSKVIVDDLIKSTGHRTLLGASTSKAYDQVEKTGKRKLGSGRPGAVKKKKMAAR